The genome window CTATTACATCTGGCTCGTTTTATAATAATCTTTAAAAACTCAACTTATTGTAGCAAGGATAGTGCCACCTTAGTTTTAAGTCATCCTAGGTGGTCCAAAATAGCACTTCTTTATCAGACCACCTccatggcaagtcattcaaaatgCGCACCTCATACTACTTTTGTTTATGCTACACTGTAGACTGCTAGCAGAGGTAGTGTTCTCATTTCCATTTTTCTCTCTCTCATTTCAGCCCTGCCCCATTTGCTCCCAAAGGGTTACAAGAGATATGCTTAACCATATGACCATGCAGCATGGTTACCTGTTCAAGGTTCACCTCTCTACCCTCCTACCTTTCTCTGCAATAACATTCTTGATAAAATTTGCAAGCCTTCTGACGCCCTGTTTTTATTTCCTACTTACAGAACGGTCACAGGTCTCGCAGATACATTATTCCCGAGAGCCATGCAATTTCTGCATTGAGCCGAGATCTACGGGGTACTCATTTACGGGCTCTTCTAGGGGGTGGTCATGGCCACAGATCAAGCAATGCAGTGACTACAAACATTTCCAGCGATCCTCTTCTTTCGTCGTTTGGCCTGGGCTTCTCACCATCAGATGCACCAGAACCATCAAAATCGGCGTCTTCTATTCCAGATGGCGCCTCAATACGTAAGGAGACACCGGTTCAGCCTTGGGAGTCGAGGTATATATAACTCCTGGTATAAATTTGCTAGATTCTTTTATGGGCGACAAGTGTTCTCTATAAATTTGAAGCTATTTTATTAATCGCTTGCATGTCTGCTCAAAACATTCCTCATTATGATTCATGAACCTATTGCGCCTTCTGTTCTCCTTTGCACTATCCAATTACCATGTTGTTTCCTGAGGTTTGGAATTGCGCTACGATAGCCCACTCTTCCACAACCGACAAACTATTCTCTTTCAATGGAAATAGTCTTAGCCTTGAATTGAACTAATTGAGCTAGCGGTTCTTAATATTTCCAGCACCTCTGCATTAAAACCAAGTTACAAGAAGCGTACACTGACAGATAATCCCCTTTGCTGTTAAAAGGGGTTTCACTTCCTAGATGTTTGTGTTTTTTTTTAACTTCTCATCTACGTTTGCTGTCAAGCAATGTGCTTTAGTGCTTGCAAGTTTCAAGGGTCTGCTTCGTTACGTATGAGATACAGGAACTTCAACTTGTGTTTCTTTTCGATGGCAGTATTGATTCATCTCTCACAAGCGAGGAAAGGGAGCAAAAGCGGAAACAGGCCACCGGCAGAGCAACCTTTGTGCAAGGCCTAGTGCTCTCCACTCTATTTGGAGACTGATTGTTCGAAACAGCTCTAGGTTCTTGCACATGCTAGTTCGGCGCTTACTCCTGCCTGGTCCGCATAGTCAGATAGTGCTCCGCCCGGTTTGGTGCATCTAACTCTGATGGCGGGGAAAGTTCGCCTCAGGAAACTTAGCCGCGTTCTTCTTTGTTTCAGAAAAGTGCGCAGTTGATTCTATCGTGATATAGCTTGATTTAAGCTAGCTGTTGTACCGTTGTTTTTACCAATTTACCAGCCAGTAATTCTTATCTGTTAGCTCACTGGCAGATCGTGTTTGCACCAACATACATAATAACCTGTAACATGTACTTACACAAAGCAAGAAAGGCGCTTGTTCGAGCGCACATTCTTCTTGTTGTAAGACCAGTTAAGTATTCTCAGGTATGCATAATGGAGACGAATGGTGCGGTTGGACTGAGGTTGTAACTTGACCTGTGTGGAAGTTCATGTTGACGGACTTCGGCTGTCGTCGTCGAAGTAGCACTCTGGACAGTACCTTAGGTACAGAATTAGCATTCCCTTCACAGCAAAAGAGTAGGGAAGAAACCACGGCATACATTGCACCCAAGATGAAGTTTTGTACAGCCTTTACTACAAAATCTGTAGTAACGAATACGGGACTGAATGGACACATCTGCATTAGATTGAGTGACTATCATCTCTACCATGAAAAATCTTACATCAAGTTAAGAAGAATCGGTGAAAAATAGATTGCATGTAGAGGGAAGAGCTAGCATCCATCTACTCTACGCCGTAAATCTTGCATAAAGCTGCAGAACAATGTTGATGTTAGGCATCCATTTTCTAATGAAAATAGATCTGATCCATTTGACTAAATGATTTtgttgtttgatgatcaacataacatgtgtaCTAATGGTTTTGCAAGTGTTTGTGTTCTGTAGCTCACATGATTCAAAGTGTCTTGGACTAAGGCACCGAAGGCACCGAGGaaaaacacctcaaaagaagacaataGAAGATTCATATAAGACTTTTAAGTATTCAGCACAAGTCCAAAACACACTTGAAGAGTCCAAGCGAGAAAGATTGAAGAAAATGAAGAGGGCTGCTTCTGGGTGCACCCGACCAGTTTGCCAGAGAGCACTTTTCAGGCACTCGACCAGTTGACGCGCCGGACCTTGGCCAACCAGTGGCGAAGCTAGAGTAAAATAGAGGAGGGTGTATGGTAATAACCGGTAGAGGGTACATATATggtaaaaatctggtatgaatcactAATTTTGTAAAATTTCGTGGGTGCATATGCACCCCCCTACCTTCTACCTAGCTTCGCCCTTGTGGCCAACAGTCGGCAACGGCTAGCTCTAACGATCATCTGGTCACCGCACCGAGCCGGTGGTGCACCAAACCTCGTGGACGGTAAAGCATGCCAACGGCAGAAAAGTCTACTTTTCTCCAACGACTACTTTGGAGTTGGAGCTCTATATAAACCCCTAACTGTCCATTTGAAGCTGTGAGAGCCCAAACAACATTACTATCGAGTAGAAACACATCTCCATTGCCCCAAACACTCAAGtgtttaatagaatcactcgatgattagcataggtgctttgtaaagtgtttaggttagttagactgctattgcgcttgctctaggttgttTCTAGTAGATTAAGTGAGGTTAGAAAATCCACACAAACccatcggctcttgcgtgagtcgttgtacttgtaccgagtggggtgaaGTCTTATGAGACCAGACCAACCGAGTTTgtggtgcagccgccaccgtgtaACGTAGGGAACGAGGTCCACGGTGTTTTAGCCGtaagctcgatagtgaagacgaTAAGGAGCGTCCGAGAGGTGCTAGAAGTGAAGCACCACTTGTGCGTGGAAAAAGGCTCGCGGCTCTCTACGAAGTTACCTGTCTAAGGTGTTTGgctctcgcgtgggcttccctttgcataggggcaccaaggAGGATTGGTTAGAACCTTGCATGGTTCTagatacctcagtaaaaataccaGCGCGTCAACGGGAGTTTGCATGTCTACCTTTCTCTTTAAGCTTCCACATTTATTGTTTACTTAAGttgtgaaagtcacctagaggggggtgaataggcgaaacctgaaatttataaactttaaacacgcactaagatcggggttagcgttagaattaaatcgaaGTTTGAAGGATAGTTCTcattgcttagagttgctcaatcaatgcggataacgtttgggagaaaactcaaatcaatataagcaagggaactttagagagaggaaagaggggaacAAATCAAGTGGtaatcaacacaagtgaacacggtgatt of Zea mays cultivar B73 chromosome 8, Zm-B73-REFERENCE-NAM-5.0, whole genome shotgun sequence contains these proteins:
- the LOC100282084 gene encoding fiber protein Fb2 isoform X1, which gives rise to MDSEHWISRLAAAKRYYAAQLGHVDDVPGIGTEEVEMEIEDDGGLEMEMEMALGLGDATWPDVACPYCYEDHDVASLCVHLEEDHPYEPHSAPCPICSQRVTRDMLNHMTMQHGYLFKNGHRSRRYIIPESHAISALSRDLRGTHLRALLGGGHGHRSSNAVTTNISSDPLLSSFGLGFSPSDAPEPSKSASSIPDGASIRKETPVQPWESSSHDSKCLGLRHRRHRGKTPQKKTIEDSYKTFKYSAQVQNTLEESKRERLKKMKRAASGCTRPVCQRALFRHSTS
- the LOC100282084 gene encoding fiber protein Fb2, producing the protein MDSEHWISRLAAAKRYYAAQLGHVDDVPGIGTEEVEMEIEDDGGLEMEMEMALGLGDATWPDVACPYCYEDHDVASLCVHLEEDHPYEPHSAPCPICSQRVTRDMLNHMTMQHGYLFKNGHRSRRYIIPESHAISALSRDLRGTHLRALLGGGHGHRSSNAVTTNISSDPLLSSFGLGFSPSDAPEPSKSASSIPDGASIRKETPVQPWESSIDSSLTSEEREQKRKQATGRATFVQGLVLSTLFGD